From a single Nostoc sp. MS1 genomic region:
- a CDS encoding response regulator: MTSTYSQTHKLQTVRVLIVEDEYILAINLQESLESLGYTVVDIADSAELAIEKSTELLPNLILMDIRLRGDKDGIQAAEQIWHNLQIPIIYVTGHSDQSTVERATLTFPFGYILKPVKEQELYVAIQTALNRYEREQFLSSVLRGMGDGVIVVDTELRVKYMNQVAEALTGWQFDDAKNQNLTDVVQLIDEQTLGSIQNPMISAIQRQTTIYLGDRILLVTKDGTMIPVADSATPLRNNNGEITGAVMVFRDDTQRRLLEERNLAAERNRQLEIQMAEMERFNQLKEDFLTATSHEMRTPLSNIKMAISMLENVMNQQGILSSSVNTASASVSRYLNIMRQECERELNLVDDLLNMRIIDTEIYPLELTDIYLQSWLPEIINSFQEIAQSQKQVLEVSIANDLPALVSDANILARIVSELLLNACRYTPSNERITITVHFYQNSKSLRPQEAQSNLSSVSSSSYFQIKVNNSGVEIPLAEQAKIFEPFYKITPKKIIDKLSVFEQNDQISRIDYPQSSRTGIGLTLVKKLVQYIQGTIEVTSNQNLTTFTIQLPLSLSVDK, translated from the coding sequence ATGACCAGTACATATTCACAAACACATAAACTTCAGACAGTCAGAGTGCTGATTGTGGAAGACGAGTATATCTTAGCAATTAACCTCCAAGAAAGTCTAGAATCATTAGGATATACGGTTGTAGACATAGCTGATTCGGCAGAGTTAGCCATAGAGAAATCGACAGAACTACTACCAAACCTCATCTTGATGGATATTAGACTCCGGGGTGACAAGGATGGTATTCAAGCAGCAGAGCAAATTTGGCATAATCTACAAATTCCCATCATCTACGTTACCGGACATTCCGATCAAAGCACGGTTGAAAGGGCAACTCTCACTTTCCCCTTTGGCTACATTCTCAAACCCGTTAAAGAACAAGAACTCTATGTTGCCATTCAAACCGCTCTTAACCGCTATGAACGCGAACAATTTCTAAGTTCCGTACTACGGGGTATGGGGGATGGGGTAATTGTCGTTGATACCGAGTTACGTGTCAAATACATGAATCAAGTAGCCGAAGCGCTCACAGGTTGGCAATTTGATGATGCAAAAAACCAAAATTTAACTGATGTCGTCCAGCTAATTGACGAACAAACACTAGGCTCTATCCAAAATCCGATGATTTCGGCTATTCAGAGACAAACAACTATTTATTTAGGCGATCGCATTTTACTAGTTACTAAAGATGGAACAATGATTCCTGTGGCTGATAGTGCTACACCCCTACGCAACAACAATGGTGAAATCACTGGCGCAGTCATGGTTTTTCGGGATGACACTCAACGACGACTCCTAGAAGAACGCAATCTTGCAGCTGAACGCAATCGCCAGTTAGAGATTCAAATGGCAGAAATGGAACGCTTTAACCAGTTGAAAGAAGATTTTTTAACGGCTACCTCTCATGAAATGAGAACACCGTTATCAAATATTAAAATGGCAATTTCTATGCTAGAAAACGTCATGAATCAACAAGGTATTTTGTCTTCATCTGTTAATACTGCTTCTGCATCTGTATCGCGCTATCTAAATATAATGCGTCAGGAGTGCGAACGAGAGTTAAATTTAGTAGATGATTTGCTGAATATGCGAATCATAGACACAGAAATTTATCCTTTAGAATTAACTGATATTTATCTTCAGTCTTGGCTACCTGAAATTATTAACAGTTTTCAAGAAATTGCTCAATCTCAAAAACAAGTTTTAGAAGTTAGTATAGCTAATGATTTACCAGCTTTAGTTTCTGATGCTAATATCTTGGCGAGGATTGTCTCAGAACTCCTCCTTAATGCTTGTAGATATACTCCCTCTAATGAGCGAATTACTATTACAGTTCATTTCTACCAAAACTCAAAATCTTTAAGACCTCAAGAGGCACAGTCTAATTTATCTTCTGTCTCTTCATCTTCTTATTTCCAAATTAAAGTTAACAACTCTGGGGTAGAAATTCCTTTAGCAGAACAAGCCAAAATTTTTGAGCCTTTCTACAAGATTACTCCCAAAAAAATAATAGACAAATTGTCTGTATTTGAGCAAAATGATCAAATATCACGGATTGATTACCCACAAAGCAGTCGTACAGGTATAGGGTTGACTCTAGTGAAAAAACTCGTGCAGTATATTCAAGGCACAATAGAGGTTACAAGTAATCAAAATTTGACCACATTCACAATTCAATTACCATTAAGTTTATCGGTAGATAAATGA
- the cysC gene encoding adenylyl-sulfate kinase, whose product MQQQGAIIWLTGLSGAGKTTIAQGLAKELLKRNYLIEVLDGDIVRTHLSQGLGFSKQDRDINVRRIGFVANLLSRNGIIAIVAAISPYCQVREELKQTTTNFIEVYVQASLAVCESRDVKGLYAKARTGQIANFTGISDPYEEPINPEIICQTEQSTIEQCVSQVLQFLEAQGLIIPHSAAYSFVNKNT is encoded by the coding sequence ATGCAACAGCAAGGTGCAATTATTTGGTTAACAGGTTTAAGTGGCGCTGGTAAAACCACTATTGCTCAAGGTTTAGCCAAAGAACTACTCAAGCGAAATTACCTCATAGAAGTTTTAGATGGGGATATCGTTCGCACTCATCTTTCTCAAGGACTGGGCTTTAGCAAACAAGACCGAGATATCAATGTGCGTCGTATTGGCTTTGTTGCTAACTTACTCAGTCGCAATGGCATAATTGCGATCGTTGCTGCTATCAGTCCTTATTGCCAAGTTCGAGAAGAACTCAAACAGACTACTACCAACTTTATCGAAGTTTACGTTCAGGCTTCACTTGCAGTTTGTGAATCCCGTGATGTTAAAGGGCTTTACGCCAAAGCTAGGACAGGACAAATTGCAAATTTTACTGGCATCTCTGACCCCTACGAAGAACCTATTAATCCAGAGATTATCTGTCAAACTGAGCAATCTACTATTGAACAATGTGTTAGCCAAGTGCTGCAATTTTTAGAAGCTCAAGGTTTGATTATTCCTCATTCTGCTGCCTATAGTTTTGTAAATAAAAATACGTAA
- a CDS encoding bromodomain-containing protein encodes MDFRYKWKNGTPPSRDAAVREKHLLDESQFNSEQDHKLAEEAARKHLGIPLITPDEEISTLPHAAPPEKKM; translated from the coding sequence ATGGATTTTAGATATAAATGGAAGAATGGAACACCACCCAGCCGAGATGCGGCTGTAAGGGAAAAACATCTATTAGACGAAAGTCAGTTTAACAGTGAACAAGACCATAAATTAGCAGAAGAAGCAGCCAGAAAACACTTAGGTATACCTCTGATCACCCCCGATGAAGAGATATCCACGCTACCTCATGCTGCTCCACCTGAGAAGAAAATGTAA
- a CDS encoding PAS domain S-box protein → MNIPQLRLLKQNDEEALVMVAQNTPVMEAIAQMYQIQCSCILVVNQHNLVGIITQTDVMRAIAQQRQLAEISVGELMSQPVITIKESELENLTHILERFGQNNISHLPVVGSRGILGVVTLEQAKNAQLEQEKAQKEQLSHLLSQKDAQYHASQAKLNDVINNAIGTAIVSFRVYPNYDWEYEYHSIGCETIFGYTSQELFNDKQLWMSRVHPQDRETVIIPSYADIFAGKPFNLEYRFYHKDGSLRWLGSTYTSRYDAQADCWVVIATNIDISELKQAEAALRQSEQRWQLAIAGTDEAIWDWDITTNHTYRSERWFEMLGYERHQLSSFNDEWRIRLHPDDYNHVIATKEAYLKQEIASYHVEYRLQCRDGYYRWFRSRAKAVWDEQGNPIRLVGSLADITQRKEAETALVRSEAQYRLLFENNPNPMWIFDPETLRFLAVNQAAIHKYGYSEAEFLSMTLCDIRPHEEIPALFSSMSDINSSTTIFTCEAKHCLRDGTVIDIEINSHLITWLGKPAKFVLAKDITQQKAAQCELQQIEAQLRESKHFIEQVISHSPQLLYIFDPITGSNVYLNRQSEDILGYPPEEIQQRGAQFFLDVLHPDDLPLLQRNFNHWENAADGEVLTTECRMKHKDGTWRWLRSREVVFARNENNRPNKVLGTTQDITDSKLAELEIIHSRDLLQAIYNESADALFLVSPQTLLIIDCNQHAVEMFAASSKAELIGIEGQTLQKQRFTSDEINSIIEELNYQGFWSREVEYITKRGDSFWGNLAVKQIYVAGEKINLVRVTDISQRKLAEFALHERKTMLRSIGDNLPNGAVYQVVRELDGSDRFTYLSAGIERLMEIRAEDALRDSSLLYRQFIPEDSLRLEQAVNESRLNLSVFDIQLRVQTPKGYLRWLHFRSTPRLLPDNRVAWDGLVVDITDIKLTEEILRQSEALLAESQHVARLGNWDYDLATGKITWSKGLFELFQRDPALGTPNYEENLLLHHPEDRAKLHQAVELTISTGQSYKLVLRAFKADGTIIYIEAIGNAQLNCQGKVIRLYGTAQDITERQSALIEREQAQSALQESERRFRGIFNNTFQFTGLLTVEGILLEANQTALTFAGIQSQDVINRPFWETHWWQISPQTQEKLKQAITLAAQGEFIRYEVDVLGANNQIATIDFSLRPLHDETGQVVLLIPEGRDISERQRAEQELQEKEQFLRSIYDGVANSIFVVDVVDSNFHYMGLNPAHEKITGLLSHQLQGKTPEQVLPPILAATVRQNYQACIDVGKTITYEECLTFQDQDTWWITNLTPIRDENSRIYRIIGSSINITEQKRAQQMLELQAVITRNMAEGLSLIRFNDGVIVYTNPKFDKIFGYDAGELIGQHISIINYEDENTNATEVYEAIAAAVKQYGEATYEVQNIKKDGTPFWCRATTSVFKHPEYGTVLVAVQQDITEQRQTEEQIKASLKEKEVLLKEIHHRVKNNLGIVSSLLQMQSRRTQDHQASAILRDSQNRIASIALVHEKLYRSDDLANIDFAQYIPDLTIHLFDSYNVSSNCIRLNIQVDDVSLDIETAIPCGLIINELVSNALKYAFSDNRGGEIQVKLYQENDQTLTLIVEDNGIGLPAEFDSKKAKTLGLTLVQGLVKQLRGQLEIQSQAGTKFKISFTPSRV, encoded by the coding sequence ATGAATATTCCCCAACTACGTTTGTTGAAGCAAAACGATGAAGAAGCATTGGTGATGGTCGCGCAAAATACACCAGTAATGGAAGCGATCGCGCAGATGTATCAAATTCAATGTAGTTGTATATTAGTTGTGAATCAGCACAATTTAGTAGGTATTATTACACAAACAGATGTGATGAGAGCGATCGCCCAGCAAAGACAGTTGGCAGAAATTTCTGTTGGGGAACTGATGAGTCAACCTGTCATTACTATCAAGGAGTCAGAACTTGAGAATTTAACTCATATCTTAGAGCGCTTTGGGCAAAATAATATTAGTCACTTACCCGTAGTTGGTAGTAGGGGAATCTTAGGTGTGGTGACATTAGAACAGGCTAAAAACGCACAATTAGAACAAGAAAAAGCCCAAAAAGAGCAACTATCCCATCTACTATCCCAAAAAGATGCTCAGTATCATGCCTCGCAAGCAAAGTTAAATGATGTTATTAATAACGCTATTGGTACTGCTATTGTCAGTTTTCGAGTGTATCCTAATTACGATTGGGAATATGAATACCACTCTATCGGCTGTGAAACCATTTTTGGATATACATCACAGGAATTATTTAATGATAAGCAATTATGGATGTCTAGAGTACATCCACAAGATAGAGAGACGGTAATCATACCTAGTTATGCAGATATCTTTGCCGGAAAACCTTTTAATTTGGAGTATCGGTTTTATCACAAAGATGGCTCTTTGCGTTGGCTTGGTTCTACTTACACTTCTCGCTACGATGCGCAAGCAGACTGCTGGGTTGTCATAGCTACTAACATTGATATTAGTGAACTCAAGCAAGCAGAAGCAGCTTTGCGACAAAGTGAACAACGGTGGCAATTAGCGATCGCAGGCACAGATGAAGCGATTTGGGATTGGGATATAACCACTAACCACACCTACCGTTCAGAGCGTTGGTTTGAGATGTTAGGATATGAACGCCACCAACTGAGTAGCTTTAATGATGAATGGAGGATTCGTCTTCATCCTGATGATTATAACCACGTAATAGCCACTAAAGAAGCTTATTTAAAACAAGAAATAGCGTCATATCATGTTGAATATCGTCTGCAATGCAGAGATGGCTACTACAGGTGGTTTCGTTCACGGGCTAAAGCTGTATGGGATGAACAAGGAAATCCCATCCGCTTAGTTGGTTCATTGGCAGATATTACCCAACGCAAAGAAGCAGAAACAGCTTTAGTGCGATCGGAAGCTCAATATCGCTTGCTGTTTGAAAATAATCCCAATCCCATGTGGATTTTTGACCCCGAAACTTTGCGTTTTTTGGCTGTAAATCAGGCAGCAATTCATAAATATGGCTACAGTGAAGCAGAATTTCTCTCAATGACACTTTGTGATATTCGCCCCCATGAAGAAATTCCTGCTTTGTTCAGTTCCATGTCTGATATCAATAGCTCTACTACTATCTTCACCTGTGAAGCTAAACACTGTCTACGGGATGGGACGGTCATAGATATAGAAATTAATTCTCATCTCATTACTTGGTTAGGAAAGCCGGCAAAATTTGTCTTAGCTAAAGATATTACACAACAAAAAGCTGCACAGTGCGAACTCCAACAAATTGAGGCGCAACTGCGCGAAAGCAAACATTTTATTGAGCAAGTTATTAGTCACTCTCCGCAACTTTTATATATTTTTGACCCCATAACAGGTAGTAATGTTTATCTCAATCGCCAGTCTGAGGATATTTTAGGTTATCCTCCAGAAGAAATTCAGCAACGAGGCGCTCAGTTTTTCTTGGATGTTCTGCATCCTGATGACTTACCTTTATTACAACGGAACTTCAACCATTGGGAAAATGCAGCTGATGGCGAAGTGTTAACAACTGAGTGCCGAATGAAACATAAAGATGGTACTTGGCGCTGGTTAAGGTCACGGGAGGTAGTATTTGCTAGGAATGAGAATAATCGCCCTAATAAAGTTCTCGGTACAACTCAAGATATTACTGATAGCAAACTGGCTGAGTTAGAAATTATTCACAGTCGAGATTTACTACAAGCTATTTATAATGAATCTGCCGATGCTTTGTTTCTAGTAAGTCCGCAAACGCTACTGATTATAGATTGTAATCAACACGCAGTAGAAATGTTTGCCGCCTCCAGTAAAGCAGAATTGATTGGTATTGAGGGTCAAACTCTACAAAAACAAAGGTTTACCTCTGATGAAATCAATAGCATTATCGAAGAACTTAATTATCAAGGTTTTTGGAGTCGAGAAGTTGAATATATCACCAAGCGAGGTGATTCTTTTTGGGGAAACCTAGCTGTTAAGCAGATTTACGTTGCTGGGGAAAAAATTAATTTAGTACGTGTCACCGATATTAGCCAACGTAAACTGGCAGAATTTGCCTTGCATGAGCGAAAAACTATGTTGCGGAGTATAGGAGATAACCTACCTAATGGGGCAGTATATCAGGTAGTCCGCGAATTAGATGGGAGCGATCGCTTTACTTACCTAAGTGCAGGAATTGAAAGATTGATGGAAATTAGAGCTGAAGATGCCCTAAGAGATTCAAGTTTACTCTACCGCCAGTTTATCCCCGAAGATTCGCTACGCTTAGAACAAGCTGTTAATGAGTCTCGTTTAAATTTATCTGTATTCGATATACAGTTACGAGTACAAACCCCCAAAGGTTATTTGAGATGGCTGCATTTTCGTTCTACTCCCCGCCTATTACCAGATAACCGTGTAGCTTGGGATGGGTTAGTTGTTGATATTACCGACATTAAACTTACCGAAGAAATATTACGCCAGAGTGAAGCACTATTAGCCGAGTCCCAGCACGTAGCTCGTCTGGGTAACTGGGATTATGATTTAGCCACCGGAAAAATTACTTGGTCTAAGGGTTTGTTTGAACTGTTTCAACGAGATCCAGCATTAGGCACACCAAACTACGAAGAAAATTTGCTACTTCACCACCCTGAAGATAGAGCCAAATTACACCAAGCAGTAGAACTTACCATTTCCACAGGGCAATCTTACAAATTGGTTCTACGTGCATTTAAAGCTGATGGGACGATAATTTATATCGAAGCGATCGGCAATGCACAATTGAATTGCCAAGGAAAAGTAATTCGTCTTTACGGAACTGCTCAGGACATCACTGAAAGGCAATCTGCTCTCATTGAACGCGAACAAGCACAATCTGCCCTACAAGAAAGTGAAAGACGATTTAGAGGCATTTTTAACAACACATTCCAGTTTACAGGATTGCTGACAGTTGAAGGTATTTTGCTAGAAGCCAACCAGACTGCGCTGACTTTTGCGGGAATACAATCCCAAGATGTGATCAACCGCCCATTTTGGGAAACTCATTGGTGGCAGATTTCACCCCAAACTCAAGAAAAATTAAAACAAGCAATTACTTTAGCTGCTCAAGGAGAGTTTATCCGTTATGAAGTAGATGTTTTAGGAGCGAATAATCAAATAGCAACTATTGATTTTTCCTTACGCCCACTGCATGATGAGACAGGACAAGTGGTTTTGTTAATTCCCGAAGGTCGTGATATCAGTGAACGCCAACGAGCCGAGCAAGAACTTCAGGAAAAAGAGCAGTTTTTACGCAGTATATATGATGGTGTTGCTAATTCAATTTTTGTTGTAGATGTTGTAGATAGTAATTTTCATTACATGGGTTTAAACCCGGCGCATGAAAAAATCACAGGGTTGCTTTCTCATCAATTACAAGGTAAAACTCCAGAGCAAGTTCTTCCGCCTATTTTAGCGGCAACTGTACGGCAAAACTATCAAGCTTGCATAGATGTAGGAAAAACTATTACTTATGAAGAATGTTTAACTTTTCAAGATCAAGATACTTGGTGGATAACTAACCTCACTCCCATAAGAGATGAAAACTCACGTATTTACCGCATTATCGGTAGTAGTATTAACATCACCGAGCAGAAACGCGCCCAACAGATGTTAGAGTTACAGGCTGTGATTACTCGCAATATGGCAGAGGGGTTATCCTTAATTCGCTTCAATGATGGTGTAATTGTCTATACTAATCCCAAATTTGACAAGATATTTGGTTATGATGCCGGCGAATTAATTGGTCAGCATATCTCGATCATCAACTATGAAGATGAGAACACCAACGCTACAGAAGTTTATGAGGCGATCGCGGCGGCTGTTAAGCAATATGGTGAGGCTACCTATGAAGTCCAAAATATCAAAAAAGATGGCACTCCCTTTTGGTGTCGAGCAACAACATCTGTGTTTAAACATCCTGAATATGGAACTGTCTTAGTTGCTGTTCAACAAGATATTACAGAGCAAAGACAAACAGAAGAACAAATCAAAGCTTCCCTCAAAGAAAAAGAAGTATTACTCAAAGAAATTCACCATCGGGTAAAGAATAATTTAGGTATTGTCAGCAGTTTACTACAAATGCAGAGCCGACGGACTCAAGACCATCAAGCAAGTGCCATCCTGCGCGATAGCCAAAACCGCATTGCTTCGATTGCGCTAGTACATGAAAAACTCTACCGCTCTGATGATTTAGCTAACATAGATTTCGCTCAATATATTCCCGATTTAACAATTCACCTGTTTGACTCGTATAATGTTAGTTCAAACTGTATTCGCCTGAATATTCAAGTTGATGATGTCAGTTTGGATATCGAAACAGCAATTCCTTGCGGCTTGATTATCAATGAATTAGTTTCTAATGCTTTGAAATATGCCTTTAGCGATAATCGCGGCGGCGAAATTCAAGTCAAGTTATACCAAGAAAATGACCAAACATTAACACTGATTGTTGAAGATAATGGTATTGGCTTACCTGCGGAATTTGATAGTAAAAAGGCAAAAACACTGGGTTTAACTCTGGTTCAAGGTCTAGTCAAGCAACTAAGAGGTCAGTTAGAAATCCAAAGCCAAGCAGGAACTAAATTTAAAATTTCTTTTACGCCAAGCCGGGTTTAA
- a CDS encoding MFS transporter yields the protein MFQSTEISLELLSPLWWAAQIPVDTTTNVTPAQASVLTSGPRFFVALLSGVILAFAFQLVLTNLSVAAGISYLGRSSDSDPNSGESDSFGGTIRKIGTAVGLWTLITVTIALLVASFLAVKLSLVILDPRLGAILGLVIWGAYFLLLVWVSSTTVGSLVGSVVNTATSGFQAIMGTATAALGAKAVNQQVVATAEAAAAAVRRELGSAIDPISIRENIEDYIEKLRPPELDISNIRSEFERLLNDPQLKAIAGSPDLRNIDRQKFIDLVSSRTDLSKKDTKRIADTLYKVWQQTVSQHEPTQDRLSELVDYLKSLPPGQAKTDELSAKLDRLIAETRSTKDDAQKSAPVGPIQSSIQQGISALTGIALGRTDLSDIDVEKIWQALTTAKDKATEQADKLGLPVPSQPYSPIRADVENYLSNTYAWQLSEQRIAEEFRDVIHDPAADPGTVRRELERLSRNDFVNLLQQRGLLTQSQIQHIADRLEAVRQSVLVIVTAEEEREVTQDLQRRIESYLLVTNKADLTSEGIERDFKPILEDKDADYETLSRRLVIVDRYPLQQILLERNDMQPGEPDRIIDELERQRDRVLLESKNLADQAKYQAETLWLNVESYLRNTGKGELNPDAIRADLKTVLSDPQAGISAIRARLSRFDRDTLVQLLSQRQDISEDQVHQIINTVEESWHNVRHTPQIVADKAKEQYDSVSTTISEYLRKTGKEELNPEGIQRDLTRLFENPREGAVALRRRLSQVDRDTLVQLLSQRQDLSEEQVNQVIDSVQGSIRNIVRAPRRLATRTQQRVQNFQTYLEEYLRQTGKEELNPEGIKRDLQLLLHDPRVGVDSLSDRLAHFDRSTIIALLKIREDLSDEEAARIADNIVSVRDQFVEQVRSIQRRIQDVIDGIFARIRNYLNSLERPELNYDSIKRDVRTLFDDPQAGFDALRDRLSSFNRETLVAIISSREDISEEDANRVVDQIERARNTVLQRAERLQLEAQRRLEEVKHQAQRQAEETRKAAASAAWWLFATAIVSAIFAAIGGAIAVVLV from the coding sequence ATGTTTCAAAGTACGGAAATTTCATTGGAACTCTTATCGCCCCTATGGTGGGCGGCACAGATTCCAGTGGATACTACGACAAATGTAACACCAGCGCAGGCTTCGGTGCTTACTTCTGGGCCGCGCTTTTTTGTGGCTTTACTATCTGGGGTAATTTTGGCTTTTGCCTTCCAGCTAGTATTAACCAACCTCTCCGTCGCCGCAGGTATTTCTTACCTGGGGCGTTCATCTGACTCAGATCCCAATTCAGGGGAGTCAGATAGTTTTGGCGGTACAATTCGTAAGATAGGTACGGCTGTAGGTTTGTGGACATTAATTACTGTCACCATTGCCTTATTAGTTGCCTCTTTTTTGGCTGTAAAACTTAGCCTAGTAATTTTAGACCCCAGATTGGGTGCAATTCTTGGTCTAGTAATTTGGGGTGCATACTTCTTGTTGCTGGTGTGGGTTAGTTCCACTACCGTTGGTTCCCTCGTTGGTTCAGTAGTTAATACTGCTACCTCTGGCTTTCAGGCAATTATGGGAACAGCTACAGCCGCTTTGGGTGCAAAAGCTGTAAATCAGCAAGTAGTAGCCACAGCTGAAGCCGCAGCCGCAGCCGTCCGTCGCGAGTTGGGCAGTGCTATTGACCCTATCAGTATCCGCGAAAACATAGAAGATTATATTGAAAAACTGCGTCCACCAGAGTTAGACATATCTAATATTCGCAGTGAATTTGAAAGGTTGTTAAATGACCCCCAACTAAAAGCGATCGCCGGGAGTCCAGACTTACGCAATATTGATCGCCAAAAGTTCATCGACCTAGTTAGCAGTCGTACCGACCTTTCTAAAAAAGATACGAAGCGAATTGCTGACACCCTATACAAAGTTTGGCAACAAACCGTATCTCAACACGAACCCACCCAAGACCGTTTGTCTGAGTTGGTTGATTACCTCAAATCACTACCACCAGGACAAGCGAAAACTGACGAACTCAGTGCCAAGTTAGATAGGTTAATTGCCGAAACCCGTTCTACTAAGGATGATGCCCAAAAATCTGCACCCGTAGGGCCAATTCAAAGCAGCATCCAACAAGGTATCTCCGCCTTAACCGGAATTGCTTTGGGTAGAACAGACTTGTCTGATATAGATGTAGAGAAAATCTGGCAAGCACTGACCACAGCTAAAGACAAAGCTACAGAACAAGCAGATAAATTAGGTTTACCCGTTCCTTCACAACCCTACAGTCCCATTCGGGCGGATGTAGAAAACTATCTGTCTAACACCTATGCTTGGCAGTTGAGTGAACAAAGAATTGCCGAAGAGTTCCGCGATGTTATCCATGACCCAGCCGCCGACCCTGGTACAGTACGCCGGGAATTAGAAAGACTTTCTCGCAATGATTTTGTCAATCTTCTCCAACAACGGGGACTACTGACTCAATCCCAAATTCAGCATATTGCTGACAGACTAGAAGCTGTACGTCAATCGGTGTTAGTGATAGTTACCGCCGAAGAAGAAAGAGAAGTTACCCAAGATTTACAACGGCGGATCGAAAGTTATCTACTGGTTACAAACAAAGCAGATTTGACTTCCGAAGGTATTGAGAGAGATTTCAAACCCATCTTAGAAGACAAAGATGCAGATTATGAAACCCTGTCACGGCGGCTGGTAATAGTTGACCGTTATCCCTTGCAGCAAATATTGCTAGAACGCAATGATATGCAGCCAGGAGAACCGGACAGAATTATCGATGAGTTGGAAAGACAGCGCGATCGCGTCTTGTTAGAATCCAAAAACCTCGCAGACCAAGCCAAATATCAAGCAGAAACCCTGTGGTTAAATGTCGAGTCATATCTGCGTAACACTGGCAAAGGTGAATTAAATCCTGATGCCATCCGCGCCGACTTGAAGACCGTATTGTCTGATCCCCAAGCTGGAATCTCTGCAATTCGCGCTCGCTTGTCTCGCTTTGACCGCGATACACTTGTACAGTTGCTCAGTCAACGCCAAGATATCAGCGAAGACCAAGTACATCAAATTATCAATACTGTAGAAGAGTCTTGGCACAATGTCCGCCACACACCCCAAATAGTAGCCGACAAAGCCAAAGAACAATACGACTCTGTATCCACAACCATTTCCGAGTATCTGCGTAAAACTGGCAAAGAAGAACTCAACCCCGAAGGGATTCAACGGGACTTAACTAGACTGTTTGAAAACCCCAGAGAAGGTGCAGTGGCTTTGCGTCGTCGCTTGTCGCAAGTAGACCGCGATACACTTGTACAGTTGCTTAGTCAACGCCAAGACTTGAGCGAAGAACAAGTCAATCAAGTAATTGACTCTGTACAGGGTTCTATCCGCAATATTGTCCGCGCCCCCCGTCGTTTAGCTACCCGTACTCAGCAACGGGTACAGAACTTCCAAACTTATTTGGAAGAATACTTACGGCAAACTGGCAAGGAAGAACTCAATCCAGAAGGAATCAAGCGGGACTTGCAACTATTGCTGCATGATCCACGAGTCGGTGTAGACAGCTTGAGCGATCGCCTAGCTCATTTTGACCGTTCCACAATTATCGCCCTGTTGAAGATTCGGGAAGACCTCAGCGATGAGGAAGCTGCCAGAATTGCCGACAATATAGTTTCCGTGCGGGATCAATTTGTCGAACAAGTACGCAGCATCCAACGCCGGATTCAAGACGTAATTGATGGGATTTTTGCCCGGATTCGTAACTACCTCAATAGTTTGGAACGTCCCGAACTCAACTATGATAGTATTAAGCGCGATGTGCGTACCTTGTTTGATGATCCACAGGCAGGATTTGACGCTTTGCGCGATCGCCTATCTTCATTCAACCGCGAAACCTTAGTCGCCATCATCAGTTCCCGTGAGGACATCTCCGAAGAAGATGCCAACCGGGTTGTTGACCAAATTGAACGGGCGCGTAACACCGTCTTACAACGCGCCGAACGCCTACAACTCGAAGCGCAACGCCGCCTAGAAGAAGTCAAACATCAAGCCCAACGGCAAGCGGAAGAAACCCGCAAAGCCGCAGCTTCAGCCGCTTGGTGGTTGTTCGCCACAGCCATAGTATCAGCCATCTTCGCCGCTATAGGTGGTGCGATCGCTGTTGTGCTGGTGTAG